Genomic segment of Octadecabacter arcticus 238:
CTTCCACAAAGGTGAACTGGAAAGTCTCAAGGTCAAGCGCGCCCTGAATGTTGAGCCGCTTGCGCCCTGATGTCGCCTTCAGGGCCGTCTTTTGTCCCTTGGGGAACCAACCATGGGCGGGGCGGCTCTGGTGTTCGGGGTGGACAGCGTCCGAAAAGACAACCATCTCATCTGCGGCCAACCCGTTCATCAGGGCCTCATATTTGGCAATAAACGCAGCCTGCTTGGCTTCATCGGCCTGTGCAGGCAGCAATTGTGGTTTCTTATACGCGAACCCCAGGCGGCGCATCAGCTTGGCGGCTCCCGACGTGCTGTAGTTTTGGTCGCACTCGGCTAGAACATAGGCACAGACCTCATCGGCATTGCGGGCAGGCTGCGCGGTGAAATGGGCTCTCACCGCCTGCTCTTGCACGACGGACAAATGACCCTGACGCTGGCTGTAGTCCTTCAGACCGAAAAACGATAGTCCCGCACCGGCAAAGGCAAATCGCCACTCCGTCAAAACTGTCGGGCCAATATCCAAAATCCGGCAAACCGTTCCGGCGTCTTCTCCTGCGTCCAAAAGAAGAAACGCGCGCGCCCGTTTCCAAACAAGGGCGTCAACTTTGCGGCGGCGGCAAAGCGCTTCAAGTGCTATGCGCTGCTCGTCGGATAAGGAGACTGTTTTGTATTGCTTGCTCATAAACTCAAAATACAGACTGAACCGCCTTTGGCCATGCGACGAAGTGAATCGCAGGCCCAAAATCGTCAGGTCAATTCAGGCGCAGAAGTATACATGTAAGACTCTGACCGTTTCATACGGCGCCTTCTCGTTCACATTGGAAAAACTTTCCGACCCCGTTGAAGCGCTGAAATTGATCACGGACAATTTCAGAGATTTGGTCGCCGGTGATCGATATTTTGGGTCGGAGCCACGGACCCCAAATGATCAAGGGTTAGCCAAAACTGTCGAACGCGACACCGCGAACAGCGATGACGCTGTCGCACTCCATCCAGACTCTGAAACCACTTCTGTCAAATTACAGGCAGCGCAGGCGCGTTGCGCGGGATGCGTTCTTCTGGCGGATTGTCAGTATCAACGATGCGGTCCGGTCCCAACCCGATACCACCGTCACCGATGGCCAAAGACACCCCGTCCGCTGTGCCCAGCGTCGGATGGTGGCACGTCGCGCAGGCGATGTTCTGGTTGCCGGACAGGATTGCGTCGTAAAACAACAATTGACCCAAACGAACCTCTGCGGGGTTTGTGACTTCATAATCAGCGTCCACCGCCGCGTCCGGCAACACTTGTGCTGCCACAGGTCCTGCCAATGAAAACGCGATCAAACTTAGAACTGCACAGATTTTCCTCGTCGTCATACTTGATCCCCTCGCGCTGCCCTCCCATTGATGGGCGCAACGGCAGCGCGATGCAATCGCCAGATTAACGTCGGGAAGTATCGCCTAGACAGTCCCGCCGAGCGACCCTTCAAGCGTCGCCATCTCTTGGCCACCCGCCATCATATCCTGCAATTTTTCCGGCGTAATTTCGCCTTTCAACGCAGTGCCCAGCGTTTTGCCACGGTTCAGCACCGTGAACCGATCCCCCACCGCCATCGCATGGCGCACGTTGTGGGTGATAAACACAACCGCGATGCCCTGTTTGCGCACCTTGTCGATGGTCGCCAGAACATTCGCCGTCTGGCGCACGCCCAGCGCGGATGTCGGCTCATCCAAAATCAGCACTTTGGCGCCAAAATGCACCGCGCGGGCAATCGCAACAGTCTGACGTTCACCACCAGACAAGGTGCCAACCGCCTGATCGGGGCCGCGCAGATTGATGCCCATCTTGCGCATCTCGGCCATGGCAACGTCGTTGGCATAGTCATGATCAAACATCTTGATCGGTCCAAATTTTTTGATCGGCTCATTGCCCATAAAAAAGTTCCGGCTCACGCTCATCAATGGGATCATCCCGAGGTGCTGGTGCACCGTCGCAATCCCAGCGGTAATCGCATCGCGCGGGTTGGCGAAATTCATCGCCTTGCCCTCAAACACGATCTCGCCTTTTGTGGGTTTATGCACCCCCGACATGGTCTTGATGAACGTCGACTTTCCGGCGCCGTTGTCACCCAATAGGCAATGACATTCGCCTGCTTGGACATCGACAGACACCCCTGCCAGCGCAATCACGCTGCCAAAATGTTTTTCGATATTCTTCATCTGGATAATAGGATCAGACATATCAACGCTCCCCCGTGATGGTGCGACGAATATAGGTGTTCAGGATTACCGCCGCGAGAAGGATGACACCAAGGAACACCCGGAACAGGCTTGATTCGACGTTGGCAAAGAACAACCCCTGCTGCACGACACCAAAGATCAACGCGCCCAAGGCCGCGCCGATCACAGACCCATAACCACCCGTCAACAACGCGCCGCCGATGACGACCGCGATGATCGCCTCAAACTCTTTCAGGATGCCGCGATCCGCACCTGCGGACCCGAATTCCATCACCTGACAGACCGCAAAGACTGTGGCGCAAAAGGCTGTGAACATGAACATTCTGATCTTCACACTGTTTACGGGAACACCGGCATTGCGCGCTGCATCGGCGTCACCACCAGCGGCGTAAATCCAATTACCGAACCGCGTGCGGGTCAAAATAAAATGCCCGACAATCACCAGACCAAGCGCCCAGACAATCAGCATCGGTATGCCATTTACAACAGGTTCGCCCGCGCGATTACCGCGTTCAAAAACATTGATAATGCCCCTGTCGCCCAGCCATACAAAAATTGGCCCACCGATCTCGGCCCCGAAAATCGGTGCCAGCCAGTCGCCTTCAGCCGCCTCGCGGATGCCACCGATAATGGTTTTACGTTCCAGCGTCTGCGGAATGAAAATCGTAAATCCGCGCAGGATGAACAATGTCGCCAGCGTGACAATAAAACTAGGCAATCCAGTCTTCACCACGATGTAGCCATTCAACGCCCCGAACGCGACGCAGATCACAAAGGTGATCAGAATTGCTATCCACATCGGCCAACCCAACGTCACCCCGAAAATGGCGATCATCATCCCCGCAAAACCGATCATTGACCCGACGGACAAATCAAACTCGCCCGCGATCATCAAAAGACACGCACCCACTGCGATAATCATGAATTGCGCAGAGACCACGGACCAGTTCATCACGCCTTGTGAATTGAACATGCCGCTATCGAAAGCAAACAAACCAAAGAACACAAAAACCGCGACCGTACCAACCATGCCACCCAATTCAGGGCGCATCAGGGCTTGTCGAAACTTCGACGTTTCTTTGATTCTTTCGTCACCATTTGAGACGTCAGACATCGGGATTTCCTTTAGTCAGATTGAGAAAAATTGGATAAAAAAGGCGGCCACAGCGCTTGCCACGGCCGCCCATTTTTTTTCAGACGCTAAGTCTAGCGGTATTCGCCTGCGAACTTTTCTACCAACTCAAGGCCGTCAGCTGTCACAAAGCCCGGACCGGAGTTGATGTTGTTGCCTGGCAGAACGCCCAAGCGGTGGTAGTTGGCCATCACGACAACCGGCAGGTAGGCCTGCAGGAACGGCTGCTGGTCGATGCCCCATTCAATGGTGCCCGCCTTGATGCCCGCCACGATGTTTTCACCGAGGTCAAACGTGCCAAAGTAGATCGCGCCAGCCATGCCGTTTTCGTCCAGCGCCAGAAGCGTCGGATCAGCCGAGGTTGGCCCAAGCGTCAGGATCGCATCGGTTTCCGGATTGGCCGAAAGGTAGGCCATAACACGGTTCTTGACCTCGGACGGGTCTTGACCGGAATCGATCATCTGGTTGCCCAGTTCGATGCCCAGACCATCGGCGAAACCTTGGCAACGCTCAGTGGACGACGGGCTTGAGATGTAGTGGTTAACGCAAAGGAACGACCCAACGCCGTCACCGGATGCACGCAGACCAGCCGCAAAGCCAGCATCGTATTCAGGCTGACCAACATACATCAGCGCACCAACTTCACGTGCTTGCGCAGGCGAGCCGGAGTTCATGATGATCACATCAACACCGCTATCAACAGCAGCCCTGATTGGGCCACTTAGAACATCATAATCTGCCAGTGTCGTAATGATACCGTCTGGCTGGGATGCGGCCGCTTGTTCGATGATGCGGGCCATATCAGCCAAGTCACCTGTTGGCGGGTTGCGGTATTCAACGTTCACGTCCATCTGCTCACCCGCGAGGGCGATGCCGTTTTTGACAGTGTTCCACCAGCTGTCCGAATCAGGTGCGTGGCTGACCAGAATATAGGTCAAATCATCGCCGTGGCCGTCCGCAATCGCAGTGCTCGCCATAAATGGCGCCGCAAAGATCGCAGCCGTCGCAAAGAGCGTGGCTTTCGAAAATTTCATGTTTTCCTCCCAAGGAATTTCAATTCTGAAACGTAAAGGGGGTTCACACACCCCCTTCTGCACAGATTGAAGCATGAGTCGTTTCTTTTTGCAACCGGTTGCAAAAAGAAGTTACAAAGTTCAGGCTGCAATCCACGTGAAAGCTGGATAAACACGGTGGACCCGACTGCGGGACAGATTGCGAAAATGGACCAATAAACCAATGCCAATGATGACCAGACCCGTCACCCTGAAAGATGTCGCGAACCGAGCGGGCGTTTCGACCTCCGCCGTGTCGCGCGCCTTTACCGATGGCGCGTCCGTGTCTGAAAAAATGCGCCGCAAGGTTGAAAAGGCCGCGTCGGACTTGGGATACTCGCCCAACGCCTTGGCCTCGTCCCTGACCACGGGGCGCACCAAATTGATCGGGCTGGTGTCCAACAACTTTCACAACCCGATTTTTTTGCAAGTCTTCGATCTGTTCACCCGCAAACTTCAGGACAAGGGCCTGCGTCCGCTGCTGATGAACCTGAGTGATGAACAAGACGCGCTGACCTCCGTGCGCCGCTTAAAACAATATTCCGTCGACGGCGTCATCGTCGCGTCTTCTACCTTGCCGCCAGAATTCTCCAAGGCATTTCGCGACGCAGGCGTGCCCGTAGTCAACAGTTTTGGGCGCTTTTCAACCACACCGGACGTCCATGTTGTCGGCGTCGACAATTCCGAATGTGGTCGCATGGCGGCGCGCGAACTGGTGGCGCGCGGCTATGCCTCTGTTGGTTTTATGGGCGGTCCGGAAACCGCCACGTCGACGCAAGACCGCTTTCGCGGCTTCTCGCAAGAACTCGCCAAACACCCCGACGTCGCGCGGCGCCATTCATTTGCCAGTGATTATTCTTTCGACGCAGGCCGCGCTGAAATGCAGCGCCTCATCGCAGACAGCCCCCTCGCAGAGGCTTATTTTTGCGGCGACGACGTGCTGTCCATCGGCGCACTCTCCGCACTTGCGGACGCAGGCCTGAACGTGCCGCGCGACATCGGCATTATCGGGTTCAACGACATGGAAATGGCACGCTGGGAGAACATCAACCTGACCACAATCGGCCAGCCAATCGAACAGATCATCCATTCTTCCGTCGAACTGATCGTTGCGATGCTGGATGATCCCGACCGCTACCCCGAGGTCCGCTTGTTCCCGTGCAAAATGGTAGAACGGGGCACCCTGCGCCCCGCTCCATAGCCTTAACACCTTGTTAATAAACGATAACCTTACCCGCGGATAAGGTCACCTCAGATACGTTCATCTGAACAACGCGTCATCTAAACATAGGCGGCCTTGCGTCCACCCATTCACCATCCGCCTTGGCCGATGCCACTGCCTGATGCACCGCCGCCATGGATCGCAATCCGTCCTCAGCTGTCGGCAACCCGTCGCGGACCTCGCCACGGATCGAGGCGGCCAGATCAACGTAGATATTGGCCACCGCCAACGGGAATCCTTCGGGGTGCGCAATCGCGACACGCGACAGGCGCGATGCCTCATCCGACAGCCCGCCTTCGCCCTTTTCCATGATCTGCGTGCGCCCGCCAACGGGCGTGTAATAGACTTGGTTGGGCTGCTCGGACGCCCAACGCATGCCGCCGGTTTCACCAAACACCTGAATGTCGAACCCGTGCTGGCGACCAATCGCCACCGAACTTGTCCAAAGCCGCCCAACCGTGCCGCCCTCAAGCCGAAAGTTCACCATCGCGTCGTCTTCCAACGTGCGGCTGTCAATGGTCGACGCGAAATCCGCCGACAGCTTGCGCACGTGGTCGCCTGCGATAAACGAAGCCATGTGCAGCGCATGAATTCCGCAATCGGCAAATTGGCCAGACACACCCGCTATGGCCGGATCATAGCGCCACCTTACCCGCGGGTTATCCGCATCGCTCGCGTCACCGTGGTGTCCATGACTAAAGTTCGTCACAATCAAACGCACCTTGCCGACCTGCCCCGTATGCACGATCTCTCGCATTTCGCGCACCATCGGATAGGCGGAATAACAGTAGTTCACAGCACAAATTTTACCAGCTTTCGCGGCGACCTTCACGATCTCCTCGCCTTCTTCCACGCTCATCGTCATCGGCTTTTCGCACAGCACATTGAACCCACCCTCAAGGAAGGCCTTGGTGATCTCAAAATGCGTCGAGTTGGGAGTTGCGACGGTCACAAGATCGACGCGGTCGTCGCGCGCGGATTCCCCCGCCAACATCTCACGCCAATCGCCGTAAGCGCGGTCTGCATCCACGCCCAAAGACTGCGCGTAGGCGCGCCCCTTGCCGGCGTCGTGATCCAGCGCACCGGCAGCCAAAACAAAATTGCCATCAGCTTGCGCGCCCAACCGGTGCGCGGGGCCGATCTGGCTGCCTTCGCCGCCACCAATCATTCCCCAATTCAATCTCTTCATCAATGTTCTCCCGACTGGGGCTCCCCCCATGTTTCATCTTTATTCCAGACCAGGGCTCCGCCCGTCTTGGGCTAAAACGATCCAAAGGACCGTTTCTTTTCCGCCCGCGACACTCTCCCCGAAGGGCCGGTTGGCCTAAAACCCTATGCTTTGCAGGTATTCTCGGTTGGCTTTCGCGTCTTCCATCGGCGTCCCCGGCATGCTGGGATCACAGTCCTGTTCGACCGTGCACCAACCCTCGAACCCAGCGTCGATCAACACCTGACGCACGGCTGCAAAGTCCACATCGCCCTGTCCTAGATTGCAGAAAATCCCCTGCCCGCACGCGGTGTAAAAATCAGTGCGCTTGGCCACAACATCGGCCTTCACGACCGGATCAATATCCTTGAAATGCATGTAGCTGATGCGATCCATATGGCGCTTCATGAACGCCACCGGATCAAAGCCCGCGTAGGAATGGTGGCCCGTGTCGAAACATATTTTCAGGATGCTGTCATCGACCTCATCCAGAAGGCGTTCAAGTTCAGGCTCAAAATCCATGAACCCCGCCGCATGGGCGTGTATGCCAACCGTCAGCCCGTGATCGACACCGATCCTGGCGGTCTCGGCGATGCGGTCGCGGTAGGCGGTCCATTCCGCCTTGTCCATCTGTTCGGCCTCATTCACTCGGCCCGCCGTCGGGGCACGACGCGGTGAAATTGAGTCGATTAAAACCAGATGTTGCGCACCATGTGCTGCCAACGCCTTGCAGGTTCGCACGGTGCCATCCAGCACGTCGCCCCACGCATCAGGGTCATGATAGGGGCGAAACACCACGCCGCCGATTAGTTCGAGATCGTGTTCAGCCAGACCCTCTCCCAGCTCGACAGGGTCTTCGGGCATGAAGCCGACAGGCCCCAGTTCAATCCCCTTATATCCGGCGTCAGCGCATTGCTTCAGCACCGATTTCCACGTGGGATACGCAGGATCGGACGCGAATTCGATGCCCCAAGAACAGGGCGCATTGCCGATACGAATTGTCATATTTTTAGCCTTTCGGATGGATGTTCAGCCAGCTGCGCGTCTGCGCAGAGGCCAGTGCAGTATGGACAATACGGGCCACATCAAGCCCGTCGCGAAACGTTGGCCAAACTGGTTGGCCGCTGTGAATTGCATCCAGAAAATCGCGCGCTTCGATGATGATCTGGTCTTGATAGCCGGTGCCATGGCCGGGGCCTTGGCAAAACGGTTCATAATCAGGATGCGCAGGTCCAGTCAGTATTTTGCGAAAGCCGCGCTCGGCTTCATCATCGCTCATCTTATAAAGCCAAATCGCATTCTGGTCTTCTTGGTCAAACCTGATCGCGCCTTTGGTGCCCGTGATCTCATAGGCATAGCCCATTTTACGGCCCGTCGCGATGCGGCTGAAAAACATATGTCCCATAGTGCCATTCGCAAAGCGGCACATGATTTGGGCGTGATCATCATTCGTAACCTCCCCACCAGGGCGGGTCTTGTGAACGGTCTCTGCTTCGGCAATCAGGCTGTCAATCGGGCCGATCAGCGCCAAGGCCGCGTTGATCATATGCGGCGCAAGGTCGCCCATCGTGCCGTTCGCCATCCCATCCGTGCGCCACGTCGCCGGGGCCTTTGGATCGGCTAGAAAATCCTCGGTATGTTCACCACGAAACCACGTCACATCACCGATCACACCGTCCGAAATCAGCTTGCGGGCGAACTGCGATGCGGGCGTGCGGATGTAATTATAACCGACCATATTGGCGGTGCCGCTGCCTTCGGCGGCTGCGACCATCGCCTCAGCATCAGCCAGATCAGCGCCCATAGGCTTTTCACACAGGACCGGCTTGCCCAAAGCAAACGCGGCCTCTGCAATCTCGCGGTGGGTCAATTGTGGCGTCGCGATGACAATCGCCTCAACCTGCGGATCTTGCACCAACACGCGCCAATCATCCGTCGCACGCACAAACCCGAATGCGGCACGGTACCGTTCAGCCGATTCAGGCGTCGAGGCACAGATCATTTCCAATCGCGGGCGCAGCGCCGTGTCGAACACAGCGCCAACGGATGCCATGGCGACCGAATGGGCCTTGCCCATGTAGCCCCCACCCAAAATTCCGATGCCTATTTCTGTGCTTGGCTCTGTCACGACTGCTCCTTTTCTGAAAACCGGTTTGCAACCGGTTGCAAAACGGTTATCGTCTGAGTCTGAAACCTGCAAGTCGCAATCGATGTCACTAACTATTCTAGGGAACACACCACCATGACCGACGCAACCATCCGCCTGACCACGGCGCAAGCGATCATTCGCTATCTCGACAATCAATTCATTGAAATTGATGGCGAAGAATTGCGCGTTTGCGGCGGTGGGTTCGGCATTTTCGGCCACGGCAATGTCACCTGTCTGGGTGAAGCGCTGTATGGCGTGCAGGACACCCTGCCGCTGTATCGTGGGCAAAATGAACAAGGCATGGGGTTCGCGGCTGCGGCCTACGCCAAGCAATGGCTGCGCCAACGGTTCATGTTTTGCACGGCCTCCGCTGGCCCTGGCACGGCGAACCTGTTGACCAGCGCCGCGCTCGCTCATGCGAACCGTTTGCCCGCGTTGATGTTGTGCGGTGACACGTTCCTGACCCGCTTGCCAGATCCGGTATTGCAGCAGCTTGAACACTTCGGAAATCCGACATTGGGCGTGAATGATGCGTTCAAATCGGTCAGCCGTTATTGGGATCGCATCACCCATCCGGCGCAGATTATTCAATCGCTGCCGAACGCTTTGGCGACAATGCTGGACCCCGCCGATTGCGGGCCAGCCTTCATCGGTCTGCCGCAAGACGTGCAGGGTTGGGCCTTTGATTATCCCGAAGCGTTCTTTGCCAAACGCGTCCATAAAATTCGCCGCCAACGTCCCTGCGAGGACGAGATCGCAGCGGCGCGCGCAATTATCATGTCGGCCAAGCGTCCGGTGATTATCGCAGGCGGCGGCGTACAATATTCGCGGGCCGTGACGGAGCTGACCGCGCTGGCAGAGGAGTTCAATATCCCTGTGATTGAAACCATCGCGGGTCGCGCGAATATGTTGGCCGATCATCCGCTGAATATCGGGCCAGTTGGTGTAACCGGATCAGACAGCGCCAATGCAGTGGCGGCCAAGGCCGACGTGATTATCGCCGTCGGGACCCGCTTGCAGGACTTTACCACCGGATCGTGGACGGCGTTTGCCAAGGACGCCAAGATTGTCGGCGTCAACGTCGGGCGCCACGATGCGATGAAACACATGTCCGCACCCGTGGTCGGCGACGCCAAGGTCGCACTGACAGACCTGCAACGCGCGTTGAAATCATTTGCCGTGGACCCAACATGGACCGAATTTGCGCAATCCGAACGCGTCAAATGGGACGCCTATGTCGCCAAGAACGTGGCATCCGGCAACCGTGTAAACTCCTACGCGCAAGCCATCGGCGTGGTGAATGATATGTGCGACCCGCGTGACCGTGTGGTCGCGGCGGCGGGTGGTTTGCCTGCCGAAGTCACCGCCAACTGGCGCACCAAGGATATCGGCACCGTGGACGTTGAATTCGGCTTCTCGTGTATGGGCTATGAAATAGCCGGCGGCTGGGGCGCGCGCATCGCACAAAGCCAGCGCGAACCGGACAAGGACACGATCGTATTTTGCGGTGACGGGTCGTACATGCTGATGAACAGCGACATCTATTCGTCCGTCTTGACCCGCAAAAAACTGATCGTTCTTGTGCTGGACAACGGCGGTTTCGCCGTCATCAACAAGCTGCAAAACAACACCGGAAATGAGTCCTTCAATAACCTGATCGCGGACACACCGACGGCTGTTGATCCTTTCACCGTGGATTTCGAAGCGCACGCCGCGGCCATGGGTGCAAACGCTGAAACCGTCGCCAACCCAGCGGAACTGGCTGAGGCATTCAAGCGCGCCAAAGCAGCCGACAAAACCAGTGTCATCGTCATGAAGGTCGACCCTTACGAGGGCTGGACCACCGAGGGACACACCTGGTGGGAGGTCGGCACACCAGAAGTGTCCGACAGCGCATCCGTGATGGAAAAGCACGCCGAAATCGAAGCGACCCGCACCAAACAACGCCGCGGACTGTAAAAAGGGGCACCTGATGAAAAGCTACACTGCACAGACAGCCACGCCAGATGCGATCGTTGATGAACTTCTTAACGGCGATGGCGCGGTAAAGATCAGCGGCTTGTTCACACCCGAA
This window contains:
- a CDS encoding ABC transporter permease; this encodes MSDVSNGDERIKETSKFRQALMRPELGGMVGTVAVFVFFGLFAFDSGMFNSQGVMNWSVVSAQFMIIAVGACLLMIAGEFDLSVGSMIGFAGMMIAIFGVTLGWPMWIAILITFVICVAFGALNGYIVVKTGLPSFIVTLATLFILRGFTIFIPQTLERKTIIGGIREAAEGDWLAPIFGAEIGGPIFVWLGDRGIINVFERGNRAGEPVVNGIPMLIVWALGLVIVGHFILTRTRFGNWIYAAGGDADAARNAGVPVNSVKIRMFMFTAFCATVFAVCQVMEFGSAGADRGILKEFEAIIAVVIGGALLTGGYGSVIGAALGALIFGVVQQGLFFANVESSLFRVFLGVILLAAVILNTYIRRTITGER
- the iolD gene encoding 3D-(3,5/4)-trihydroxycyclohexane-1,2-dione acylhydrolase (decyclizing) — its product is MTDATIRLTTAQAIIRYLDNQFIEIDGEELRVCGGGFGIFGHGNVTCLGEALYGVQDTLPLYRGQNEQGMGFAAAAYAKQWLRQRFMFCTASAGPGTANLLTSAALAHANRLPALMLCGDTFLTRLPDPVLQQLEHFGNPTLGVNDAFKSVSRYWDRITHPAQIIQSLPNALATMLDPADCGPAFIGLPQDVQGWAFDYPEAFFAKRVHKIRRQRPCEDEIAAARAIIMSAKRPVIIAGGGVQYSRAVTELTALAEEFNIPVIETIAGRANMLADHPLNIGPVGVTGSDSANAVAAKADVIIAVGTRLQDFTTGSWTAFAKDAKIVGVNVGRHDAMKHMSAPVVGDAKVALTDLQRALKSFAVDPTWTEFAQSERVKWDAYVAKNVASGNRVNSYAQAIGVVNDMCDPRDRVVAAAGGLPAEVTANWRTKDIGTVDVEFGFSCMGYEIAGGWGARIAQSQREPDKDTIVFCGDGSYMLMNSDIYSSVLTRKKLIVLVLDNGGFAVINKLQNNTGNESFNNLIADTPTAVDPFTVDFEAHAAAMGANAETVANPAELAEAFKRAKAADKTSVIVMKVDPYEGWTTEGHTWWEVGTPEVSDSASVMEKHAEIEATRTKQRRGL
- a CDS encoding IS630 family transposase, with product MSKQYKTVSLSDEQRIALEALCRRRKVDALVWKRARAFLLLDAGEDAGTVCRILDIGPTVLTEWRFAFAGAGLSFFGLKDYSQRQGHLSVVQEQAVRAHFTAQPARNADEVCAYVLAECDQNYSTSGAAKLMRRLGFAYKKPQLLPAQADEAKQAAFIAKYEALMNGLAADEMVVFSDAVHPEHQSRPAHGWFPKGQKTALKATSGRKRLNIQGALDLETFQFTFVEGEKINAQTTRQMLEKLERNNQTKTAIHVFVDNARYHHAKILQPWLDSPERRVKLHFLPAYAPHLNPIERLWGVMHKWVTHNRHYATFNQFTEAIFDFFRKTLPEKWPEFRDTVTDNFRVISLKEYKVI
- a CDS encoding ATP-binding cassette domain-containing protein, whose product is MSDPIIQMKNIEKHFGSVIALAGVSVDVQAGECHCLLGDNGAGKSTFIKTMSGVHKPTKGEIVFEGKAMNFANPRDAITAGIATVHQHLGMIPLMSVSRNFFMGNEPIKKFGPIKMFDHDYANDVAMAEMRKMGINLRGPDQAVGTLSGGERQTVAIARAVHFGAKVLILDEPTSALGVRQTANVLATIDKVRKQGIAVVFITHNVRHAMAVGDRFTVLNRGKTLGTALKGEITPEKLQDMMAGGQEMATLEGSLGGTV
- a CDS encoding sugar ABC transporter substrate-binding protein, with the translated sequence MKFSKATLFATAAIFAAPFMASTAIADGHGDDLTYILVSHAPDSDSWWNTVKNGIALAGEQMDVNVEYRNPPTGDLADMARIIEQAAASQPDGIITTLADYDVLSGPIRAAVDSGVDVIIMNSGSPAQAREVGALMYVGQPEYDAGFAAGLRASGDGVGSFLCVNHYISSPSSTERCQGFADGLGIELGNQMIDSGQDPSEVKNRVMAYLSANPETDAILTLGPTSADPTLLALDENGMAGAIYFGTFDLGENIVAGIKAGTIEWGIDQQPFLQAYLPVVVMANYHRLGVLPGNNINSGPGFVTADGLELVEKFAGEYR
- a CDS encoding Gfo/Idh/MocA family protein, translating into MKRLNWGMIGGGEGSQIGPAHRLGAQADGNFVLAAGALDHDAGKGRAYAQSLGVDADRAYGDWREMLAGESARDDRVDLVTVATPNSTHFEITKAFLEGGFNVLCEKPMTMSVEEGEEIVKVAAKAGKICAVNYCYSAYPMVREMREIVHTGQVGKVRLIVTNFSHGHHGDASDADNPRVRWRYDPAIAGVSGQFADCGIHALHMASFIAGDHVRKLSADFASTIDSRTLEDDAMVNFRLEGGTVGRLWTSSVAIGRQHGFDIQVFGETGGMRWASEQPNQVYYTPVGGRTQIMEKGEGGLSDEASRLSRVAIAHPEGFPLAVANIYVDLAASIRGEVRDGLPTAEDGLRSMAAVHQAVASAKADGEWVDARPPMFR
- a CDS encoding cytochrome-c peroxidase, yielding MTTRKICAVLSLIAFSLAGPVAAQVLPDAAVDADYEVTNPAEVRLGQLLFYDAILSGNQNIACATCHHPTLGTADGVSLAIGDGGIGLGPDRIVDTDNPPEERIPRNAPALPVI
- a CDS encoding sugar phosphate isomerase/epimerase family protein gives rise to the protein MTIRIGNAPCSWGIEFASDPAYPTWKSVLKQCADAGYKGIELGPVGFMPEDPVELGEGLAEHDLELIGGVVFRPYHDPDAWGDVLDGTVRTCKALAAHGAQHLVLIDSISPRRAPTAGRVNEAEQMDKAEWTAYRDRIAETARIGVDHGLTVGIHAHAAGFMDFEPELERLLDEVDDSILKICFDTGHHSYAGFDPVAFMKRHMDRISYMHFKDIDPVVKADVVAKRTDFYTACGQGIFCNLGQGDVDFAAVRQVLIDAGFEGWCTVEQDCDPSMPGTPMEDAKANREYLQSIGF
- a CDS encoding LacI family DNA-binding transcriptional regulator, with amino-acid sequence MPMMTRPVTLKDVANRAGVSTSAVSRAFTDGASVSEKMRRKVEKAASDLGYSPNALASSLTTGRTKLIGLVSNNFHNPIFLQVFDLFTRKLQDKGLRPLLMNLSDEQDALTSVRRLKQYSVDGVIVASSTLPPEFSKAFRDAGVPVVNSFGRFSTTPDVHVVGVDNSECGRMAARELVARGYASVGFMGGPETATSTQDRFRGFSQELAKHPDVARRHSFASDYSFDAGRAEMQRLIADSPLAEAYFCGDDVLSIGALSALADAGLNVPRDIGIIGFNDMEMARWENINLTTIGQPIEQIIHSSVELIVAMLDDPDRYPEVRLFPCKMVERGTLRPAP
- a CDS encoding Gfo/Idh/MocA family protein → MGKAHSVAMASVGAVFDTALRPRLEMICASTPESAERYRAAFGFVRATDDWRVLVQDPQVEAIVIATPQLTHREIAEAAFALGKPVLCEKPMGADLADAEAMVAAAEGSGTANMVGYNYIRTPASQFARKLISDGVIGDVTWFRGEHTEDFLADPKAPATWRTDGMANGTMGDLAPHMINAALALIGPIDSLIAEAETVHKTRPGGEVTNDDHAQIMCRFANGTMGHMFFSRIATGRKMGYAYEITGTKGAIRFDQEDQNAIWLYKMSDDEAERGFRKILTGPAHPDYEPFCQGPGHGTGYQDQIIIEARDFLDAIHSGQPVWPTFRDGLDVARIVHTALASAQTRSWLNIHPKG